A single Cyclopterus lumpus isolate fCycLum1 chromosome 3, fCycLum1.pri, whole genome shotgun sequence DNA region contains:
- the LOC117728592 gene encoding zinc finger protein 821 isoform X4 — protein sequence MTTKRTQCRLQGAGVKEESEEGADHGNNFVCPLCTLDFSSPEKLISHVYQHTAMMSNSKSYVCPVCGRALSSPGSLGRHLLIHSEDRLSNCAVCGARFTDTNNFNREKLKDVLDTTRMDVSEGGDSCSMSLSSSPMTSPGHGTCSCHGPGPSSCQGPHPCQAPDPDPNLCQAHRTCQGPAHIQSQCQGPRPCHGLGPCVGPDQGPSFPSLPDSLLSEGPSLVSIPNALNSSSSGFPPIPDILSPMPVYPAGVLLVCNSCVAYQQLVDEQSPLRKWALRRKNEPLEARMHRLERERTAKKNKRACESEDERELRRLRDREAKRMQRMQESEEQRARRLQRDREAMRMKRANETPDKRQARLIREREAKRIKRRLEKIDPALRTQIEHDPAAMAALTADMSLFQFPCPMPVPSIENGLFMKLP from the exons ATGACCACCAAGAGAACGCAGTGCCGCCTACAAGGAGCGGGAGTCAAAGAG GAGAGCGAGGAAGGGGCAGACCACGGCAACAACTTTGTTTGTCCTCTCTGCACGCTGGATTTCAGCAGCCCTGAGAAGCTCATTTCCCATGTCTACCAG CACACAGCCATGATGAGCAATAGCAAGAGCTATGTGTGCCCAGTGTGTGGGCGAGCCCTGAGTTCTCCTGGCTCGCTTGGCCGGCATCTCCTCATCCACTCCGAGGACCGCCTCTCCAACTGTGCTGTGTGTGGCGCACGCTTCACCGACACCAACAACTTTAACAG AGAGAAGCTTAAAGATGTCCTCGACACAACCAGGATGGACGTCTCCGAAGGAGGGGACAGCTGTTCCATGTCCCTCTCCAGCAGCCCTATGACCAGCCCGGGCCACGGCACTTGCTCCTGCCATGGACCAGGCCCCAGTTCATGTCAGGGCCCTCACCCCTGTCAAGCCCCTGACCCCGATCCCAACCTATGTCAAGCCCATCGTACCTGCCAGGGACCAGCCCACATCCAGAGCCAGTGTCAAGGCCCCAGACCATGTCACGGCCTTGGACCATGCGTGGGGCCTGACCAGGGACCCTCTTTTCCCTCACTGCCCGACAGCCTCCTCTCTGAAGGGCCATCACTGGTATCTATCCCCAATGCTCTtaactcctcttcctcaggcTTTCCTCCCATCCCCGATATCCTGAGCCCTATGCCGGTGTATCCTGCCGGAGTGCTGCTGGTGTGCAACAGCTGCGTGGCCTATCAGCAGTTAGTGGACGAGCAGTCGCCGTTGCGTAAATGGGCTCTGCGCAGGAAGAATGAACCCTTGGAGGCCCGCATGCACCGTCTAGAGCGCGAGCGCACAGCGAAGAAGAACAAGCGGGCGTGTGAGAGTGAAGACGAGAGGGAACTGAGGAGGCTGCGGGACCGCGAGGCCAAGCGCATGCAGAGAATGCAGGAATCCGAGGAGCAGCGGGCACGCAGgctgcagagagacagggaggccATGCGTATGAAGAGGGCCAACGAGACTCCAGACAAGAGGCAGGCCAGGCTGATCCGCGAGAGGGAGGCGAAGAGGATCAAGCGACGGCTGGAGAAGATTGACCCTGCTCTGAGGACACAGATAGAGCATGATCCTGCTGCCATGGCCGCTCTCACCGCAGACATGAGTCTCTTTCAATTCCCCTGCCCAATGCCTGTCCCTTCCATTGAGAACGGTCTGTTCATGAAGCTGCCCTAA
- the LOC117728592 gene encoding zinc finger protein 821 isoform X1, which yields MGPFHTSGITGLQHTINMDGRDEFIEDNECCSNNSQDVQEQDSISEDSDSDLDNHGEDSSSNTSADDHMTTKRTQCRLQGAGVKEESEEGADHGNNFVCPLCTLDFSSPEKLISHVYQHTAMMSNSKSYVCPVCGRALSSPGSLGRHLLIHSEDRLSNCAVCGARFTDTNNFNREKLKDVLDTTRMDVSEGGDSCSMSLSSSPMTSPGHGTCSCHGPGPSSCQGPHPCQAPDPDPNLCQAHRTCQGPAHIQSQCQGPRPCHGLGPCVGPDQGPSFPSLPDSLLSEGPSLVSIPNALNSSSSGFPPIPDILSPMPVYPAGVLLVCNSCVAYQQLVDEQSPLRKWALRRKNEPLEARMHRLERERTAKKNKRACESEDERELRRLRDREAKRMQRMQESEEQRARRLQRDREAMRMKRANETPDKRQARLIREREAKRIKRRLEKIDPALRTQIEHDPAAMAALTADMSLFQFPCPMPVPSIENGLFMKLP from the exons GGCCATTCCACACTTCAGGCATCACAGGACTTCAGCACACTATTAACATGGATGGCAGGGACGAATTCATCGAAGACAATGAATGCTGCAGCAACAACTCCCAGGACGTACAAGAGCAGGATAGCATCTCAG AAGACAGCGATAGTGACCTTGACAACCACGGTGAAGACTCTTCATCCAACACCTCTGCAGACGACCACATGACCACCAAGAGAACGCAGTGCCGCCTACAAGGAGCGGGAGTCAAAGAG GAGAGCGAGGAAGGGGCAGACCACGGCAACAACTTTGTTTGTCCTCTCTGCACGCTGGATTTCAGCAGCCCTGAGAAGCTCATTTCCCATGTCTACCAG CACACAGCCATGATGAGCAATAGCAAGAGCTATGTGTGCCCAGTGTGTGGGCGAGCCCTGAGTTCTCCTGGCTCGCTTGGCCGGCATCTCCTCATCCACTCCGAGGACCGCCTCTCCAACTGTGCTGTGTGTGGCGCACGCTTCACCGACACCAACAACTTTAACAG AGAGAAGCTTAAAGATGTCCTCGACACAACCAGGATGGACGTCTCCGAAGGAGGGGACAGCTGTTCCATGTCCCTCTCCAGCAGCCCTATGACCAGCCCGGGCCACGGCACTTGCTCCTGCCATGGACCAGGCCCCAGTTCATGTCAGGGCCCTCACCCCTGTCAAGCCCCTGACCCCGATCCCAACCTATGTCAAGCCCATCGTACCTGCCAGGGACCAGCCCACATCCAGAGCCAGTGTCAAGGCCCCAGACCATGTCACGGCCTTGGACCATGCGTGGGGCCTGACCAGGGACCCTCTTTTCCCTCACTGCCCGACAGCCTCCTCTCTGAAGGGCCATCACTGGTATCTATCCCCAATGCTCTtaactcctcttcctcaggcTTTCCTCCCATCCCCGATATCCTGAGCCCTATGCCGGTGTATCCTGCCGGAGTGCTGCTGGTGTGCAACAGCTGCGTGGCCTATCAGCAGTTAGTGGACGAGCAGTCGCCGTTGCGTAAATGGGCTCTGCGCAGGAAGAATGAACCCTTGGAGGCCCGCATGCACCGTCTAGAGCGCGAGCGCACAGCGAAGAAGAACAAGCGGGCGTGTGAGAGTGAAGACGAGAGGGAACTGAGGAGGCTGCGGGACCGCGAGGCCAAGCGCATGCAGAGAATGCAGGAATCCGAGGAGCAGCGGGCACGCAGgctgcagagagacagggaggccATGCGTATGAAGAGGGCCAACGAGACTCCAGACAAGAGGCAGGCCAGGCTGATCCGCGAGAGGGAGGCGAAGAGGATCAAGCGACGGCTGGAGAAGATTGACCCTGCTCTGAGGACACAGATAGAGCATGATCCTGCTGCCATGGCCGCTCTCACCGCAGACATGAGTCTCTTTCAATTCCCCTGCCCAATGCCTGTCCCTTCCATTGAGAACGGTCTGTTCATGAAGCTGCCCTAA
- the LOC117728592 gene encoding zinc finger protein 821 isoform X3, whose protein sequence is MGPFHTSGITGLQHTINMDGRDEFIEDNECCSNNSQDVQEQDSISDSDSDLDNHGEDSSSNTSADDHMTTKRTQCRLQGAGVKEESEEGADHGNNFVCPLCTLDFSSPEKLISHVYQHTAMMSNSKSYVCPVCGRALSSPGSLGRHLLIHSEDRLSNCAVCGARFTDTNNFNREKLKDVLDTTRMDVSEGGDSCSMSLSSSPMTSPGHGTCSCHGPGPSSCQGPHPCQAPDPDPNLCQAHRTCQGPAHIQSQCQGPRPCHGLGPCVGPDQGPSFPSLPDSLLSEGPSLVSIPNALNSSSSGFPPIPDILSPMPVYPAGVLLVCNSCVAYQQLVDEQSPLRKWALRRKNEPLEARMHRLERERTAKKNKRACESEDERELRRLRDREAKRMQRMQESEEQRARRLQRDREAMRMKRANETPDKRQARLIREREAKRIKRRLEKIDPALRTQIEHDPAAMAALTADMSLFQFPCPMPVPSIENGLFMKLP, encoded by the exons GGCCATTCCACACTTCAGGCATCACAGGACTTCAGCACACTATTAACATGGATGGCAGGGACGAATTCATCGAAGACAATGAATGCTGCAGCAACAACTCCCAGGACGTACAAGAGCAGGATAGCATCTCAG ACAGCGATAGTGACCTTGACAACCACGGTGAAGACTCTTCATCCAACACCTCTGCAGACGACCACATGACCACCAAGAGAACGCAGTGCCGCCTACAAGGAGCGGGAGTCAAAGAG GAGAGCGAGGAAGGGGCAGACCACGGCAACAACTTTGTTTGTCCTCTCTGCACGCTGGATTTCAGCAGCCCTGAGAAGCTCATTTCCCATGTCTACCAG CACACAGCCATGATGAGCAATAGCAAGAGCTATGTGTGCCCAGTGTGTGGGCGAGCCCTGAGTTCTCCTGGCTCGCTTGGCCGGCATCTCCTCATCCACTCCGAGGACCGCCTCTCCAACTGTGCTGTGTGTGGCGCACGCTTCACCGACACCAACAACTTTAACAG AGAGAAGCTTAAAGATGTCCTCGACACAACCAGGATGGACGTCTCCGAAGGAGGGGACAGCTGTTCCATGTCCCTCTCCAGCAGCCCTATGACCAGCCCGGGCCACGGCACTTGCTCCTGCCATGGACCAGGCCCCAGTTCATGTCAGGGCCCTCACCCCTGTCAAGCCCCTGACCCCGATCCCAACCTATGTCAAGCCCATCGTACCTGCCAGGGACCAGCCCACATCCAGAGCCAGTGTCAAGGCCCCAGACCATGTCACGGCCTTGGACCATGCGTGGGGCCTGACCAGGGACCCTCTTTTCCCTCACTGCCCGACAGCCTCCTCTCTGAAGGGCCATCACTGGTATCTATCCCCAATGCTCTtaactcctcttcctcaggcTTTCCTCCCATCCCCGATATCCTGAGCCCTATGCCGGTGTATCCTGCCGGAGTGCTGCTGGTGTGCAACAGCTGCGTGGCCTATCAGCAGTTAGTGGACGAGCAGTCGCCGTTGCGTAAATGGGCTCTGCGCAGGAAGAATGAACCCTTGGAGGCCCGCATGCACCGTCTAGAGCGCGAGCGCACAGCGAAGAAGAACAAGCGGGCGTGTGAGAGTGAAGACGAGAGGGAACTGAGGAGGCTGCGGGACCGCGAGGCCAAGCGCATGCAGAGAATGCAGGAATCCGAGGAGCAGCGGGCACGCAGgctgcagagagacagggaggccATGCGTATGAAGAGGGCCAACGAGACTCCAGACAAGAGGCAGGCCAGGCTGATCCGCGAGAGGGAGGCGAAGAGGATCAAGCGACGGCTGGAGAAGATTGACCCTGCTCTGAGGACACAGATAGAGCATGATCCTGCTGCCATGGCCGCTCTCACCGCAGACATGAGTCTCTTTCAATTCCCCTGCCCAATGCCTGTCCCTTCCATTGAGAACGGTCTGTTCATGAAGCTGCCCTAA
- the LOC117728592 gene encoding zinc finger protein 821 isoform X2 has product MGPFHTSGITGLQHTINMDGRDEFIEDNECCSNNSQDVQEQDSISEDSDSDLDNHGEDSSSNTSADDHMTTKRTQCRLQGAGVKESEEGADHGNNFVCPLCTLDFSSPEKLISHVYQHTAMMSNSKSYVCPVCGRALSSPGSLGRHLLIHSEDRLSNCAVCGARFTDTNNFNREKLKDVLDTTRMDVSEGGDSCSMSLSSSPMTSPGHGTCSCHGPGPSSCQGPHPCQAPDPDPNLCQAHRTCQGPAHIQSQCQGPRPCHGLGPCVGPDQGPSFPSLPDSLLSEGPSLVSIPNALNSSSSGFPPIPDILSPMPVYPAGVLLVCNSCVAYQQLVDEQSPLRKWALRRKNEPLEARMHRLERERTAKKNKRACESEDERELRRLRDREAKRMQRMQESEEQRARRLQRDREAMRMKRANETPDKRQARLIREREAKRIKRRLEKIDPALRTQIEHDPAAMAALTADMSLFQFPCPMPVPSIENGLFMKLP; this is encoded by the exons GGCCATTCCACACTTCAGGCATCACAGGACTTCAGCACACTATTAACATGGATGGCAGGGACGAATTCATCGAAGACAATGAATGCTGCAGCAACAACTCCCAGGACGTACAAGAGCAGGATAGCATCTCAG AAGACAGCGATAGTGACCTTGACAACCACGGTGAAGACTCTTCATCCAACACCTCTGCAGACGACCACATGACCACCAAGAGAACGCAGTGCCGCCTACAAGGAGCGGGAGTCAAAGAG AGCGAGGAAGGGGCAGACCACGGCAACAACTTTGTTTGTCCTCTCTGCACGCTGGATTTCAGCAGCCCTGAGAAGCTCATTTCCCATGTCTACCAG CACACAGCCATGATGAGCAATAGCAAGAGCTATGTGTGCCCAGTGTGTGGGCGAGCCCTGAGTTCTCCTGGCTCGCTTGGCCGGCATCTCCTCATCCACTCCGAGGACCGCCTCTCCAACTGTGCTGTGTGTGGCGCACGCTTCACCGACACCAACAACTTTAACAG AGAGAAGCTTAAAGATGTCCTCGACACAACCAGGATGGACGTCTCCGAAGGAGGGGACAGCTGTTCCATGTCCCTCTCCAGCAGCCCTATGACCAGCCCGGGCCACGGCACTTGCTCCTGCCATGGACCAGGCCCCAGTTCATGTCAGGGCCCTCACCCCTGTCAAGCCCCTGACCCCGATCCCAACCTATGTCAAGCCCATCGTACCTGCCAGGGACCAGCCCACATCCAGAGCCAGTGTCAAGGCCCCAGACCATGTCACGGCCTTGGACCATGCGTGGGGCCTGACCAGGGACCCTCTTTTCCCTCACTGCCCGACAGCCTCCTCTCTGAAGGGCCATCACTGGTATCTATCCCCAATGCTCTtaactcctcttcctcaggcTTTCCTCCCATCCCCGATATCCTGAGCCCTATGCCGGTGTATCCTGCCGGAGTGCTGCTGGTGTGCAACAGCTGCGTGGCCTATCAGCAGTTAGTGGACGAGCAGTCGCCGTTGCGTAAATGGGCTCTGCGCAGGAAGAATGAACCCTTGGAGGCCCGCATGCACCGTCTAGAGCGCGAGCGCACAGCGAAGAAGAACAAGCGGGCGTGTGAGAGTGAAGACGAGAGGGAACTGAGGAGGCTGCGGGACCGCGAGGCCAAGCGCATGCAGAGAATGCAGGAATCCGAGGAGCAGCGGGCACGCAGgctgcagagagacagggaggccATGCGTATGAAGAGGGCCAACGAGACTCCAGACAAGAGGCAGGCCAGGCTGATCCGCGAGAGGGAGGCGAAGAGGATCAAGCGACGGCTGGAGAAGATTGACCCTGCTCTGAGGACACAGATAGAGCATGATCCTGCTGCCATGGCCGCTCTCACCGCAGACATGAGTCTCTTTCAATTCCCCTGCCCAATGCCTGTCCCTTCCATTGAGAACGGTCTGTTCATGAAGCTGCCCTAA